In the genome of Pseudomonas bubulae, one region contains:
- a CDS encoding tetratricopeptide repeat protein, producing the protein MLWRLKARLSYWLARKLFHWPWCVRQPRIWRWMEGQFARMANLGSTSAQSFYGHILAFRGQGMGAREEGVRLLRLAALSGDAKAAYQVGVFSLAGTLSKTPDAAEAARWWTMAAKAGHPLAGHKLAVLYQQGGPGLMADPQMARLYR; encoded by the coding sequence GTGCTCTGGCGGCTCAAGGCGCGCCTGAGTTACTGGCTGGCGCGCAAGTTGTTTCACTGGCCATGGTGTGTCCGTCAGCCGCGTATCTGGCGCTGGATGGAGGGCCAGTTCGCACGCATGGCCAACCTCGGCAGCACCAGTGCCCAAAGTTTCTACGGGCATATCCTGGCCTTTCGCGGTCAAGGGATGGGCGCCAGGGAGGAGGGGGTGCGTTTGTTGCGTCTGGCGGCACTCAGTGGTGACGCCAAGGCAGCCTACCAGGTAGGCGTTTTCAGCCTGGCAGGGACGCTGAGCAAGACGCCTGACGCTGCCGAGGCTGCACGCTGGTGGACGATGGCGGCAAAAGCCGGGCACCCGCTGGCAGGGCACAAGCTGGCGGTGCTGTATCAACAGGGTGGCCCGGGGTTGATGGCTGACCCGCAGATGGCCAGGCTTTACCGTTAG
- a CDS encoding carboxy terminal-processing peptidase has product MKHLFPSTALALFIGLGVLPFSANTFAANSWDNLQPDRDEVIASLNVVELLKRHHYSKPPLDDARSAIIYDSYLKLLDPSRSYFLASDIAEFDKWKFQFDDFLKSGDLNPGFIIYKRYLDRVKSRLDFALAELNKGVDSLDFNAKETLEIDRKDAPWLKTEAELNNLWRKRIKDEVLRLKIAGKEPAKIQELLTKRYKNQLSRLDQTRSEDIFQAYINTFAMSYDPHTNYLSPDNAENFDINMSLSLEGIGAVLQSDNDQVKIVRLVPAGPADKTKQVAPADKIIGVAQGDKEMVDVIGWRLDEVVKLIRGPKGSVVRLEVIPASNAPNDQTSKIVSITREAVKLEEQAAKKSILNLKQDGKNYKLGVIEIPAFYLDFKAFRAGDPNYKSTTRDVKKLLTELQKEKVDGVIIDLRNNGGGSLQEATELTSLFIDKGPTVLVRNADGKVDVLEDENPGAFYKGPMALLVNRLSASASEIFAGAMQDYHRALIIGGQTFGKGTVQTIQPLNHGELKLTLAKFYRVSGQSTQHQGVLPDVAFPSIIDTKEIGESALPEAMPWDTIRPAIKPAVDPFKPYIDKLKAEHEARVAKDAEFIFIRDKLALAEKLMAEKTVSLNEAERRAQHADIDAKQLVMENARRQAKGEAPLKEMKKEDEDALPVEPEKTKPEDDAYLSETGRILLDYLKLTSQVAKK; this is encoded by the coding sequence ATGAAGCATTTATTCCCTAGCACCGCACTTGCCCTATTCATTGGCCTAGGCGTTTTGCCGTTTTCGGCCAATACGTTCGCCGCTAACAGTTGGGATAACCTTCAGCCCGATCGTGATGAGGTAATTGCCAGTCTTAACGTTGTTGAGCTGCTCAAGCGCCATCATTACAGCAAGCCGCCACTGGATGATGCCCGCTCGGCAATCATCTATGACAGCTATCTGAAGCTGCTCGACCCTTCGCGCAGTTACTTTCTGGCCAGCGATATTGCCGAATTCGACAAATGGAAATTCCAGTTTGACGACTTCCTCAAAAGCGGCGATCTGAACCCCGGTTTCATTATCTACAAACGCTATCTGGATCGCGTCAAATCGCGCCTGGACTTTGCGCTTGCCGAGTTGAACAAGGGCGTTGACTCGCTGGACTTCAATGCCAAGGAAACCCTGGAGATCGACCGCAAGGACGCTCCATGGCTCAAGACCGAAGCCGAACTCAACAACCTGTGGCGCAAACGCATCAAGGATGAAGTCCTGCGTCTGAAAATCGCCGGCAAAGAGCCTGCGAAAATCCAGGAACTGTTGACCAAGCGCTACAAGAATCAATTGTCGCGCCTTGACCAGACCCGCAGCGAAGACATCTTCCAGGCGTATATCAACACCTTCGCCATGTCTTACGATCCGCACACCAACTATCTGTCGCCAGATAACGCGGAAAACTTCGATATCAATATGAGCCTGTCGCTGGAAGGCATAGGCGCCGTGTTGCAGAGCGATAACGACCAGGTAAAAATTGTCCGTCTGGTGCCGGCAGGCCCGGCCGATAAAACCAAGCAGGTCGCACCGGCCGACAAGATCATCGGCGTTGCCCAGGGCGACAAAGAGATGGTCGACGTGATCGGCTGGCGTCTGGATGAAGTGGTCAAGCTGATTCGTGGCCCTAAAGGCTCCGTGGTGCGCCTGGAAGTGATTCCGGCGAGCAACGCACCCAATGACCAGACCAGCAAGATCGTGTCCATCACCCGTGAAGCGGTGAAGCTTGAAGAGCAGGCGGCGAAAAAGTCGATCCTCAACCTCAAGCAGGATGGCAAGAACTACAAGCTGGGCGTGATTGAAATTCCGGCGTTCTACCTGGACTTCAAGGCGTTCCGTGCTGGCGACCCGAACTACAAGAGCACCACCCGTGACGTTAAAAAACTGCTGACCGAGTTGCAGAAAGAAAAAGTCGATGGCGTGATTATCGACCTACGCAACAACGGTGGCGGCTCGTTGCAGGAAGCCACCGAACTGACCAGCCTGTTTATCGACAAAGGCCCGACCGTGCTGGTGCGTAATGCAGACGGCAAGGTCGACGTGCTTGAAGACGAAAACCCGGGGGCGTTCTACAAAGGCCCGATGGCATTGCTGGTCAACCGCCTGTCGGCTTCGGCTTCGGAGATCTTCGCCGGTGCCATGCAGGACTACCACCGCGCGCTGATTATCGGCGGCCAGACGTTCGGCAAGGGCACGGTGCAAACCATCCAGCCGCTGAATCACGGTGAGCTGAAACTGACCCTGGCCAAGTTCTACCGGGTTTCCGGCCAGAGCACCCAGCATCAGGGCGTTCTGCCTGACGTCGCCTTCCCGTCGATTATCGACACCAAGGAAATCGGCGAAAGCGCACTGCCCGAAGCCATGCCGTGGGACACTATCCGTCCTGCGATCAAGCCCGCCGTCGACCCGTTCAAGCCTTATATCGACAAGCTCAAGGCCGAGCACGAAGCCCGGGTGGCCAAGGATGCCGAGTTCATCTTTATCCGGGACAAACTGGCCCTGGCCGAGAAGCTGATGGCCGAAAAGACCGTCAGCCTCAACGAAGCCGAGCGTCGCGCCCAGCACGCCGATATCGATGCCAAGCAGTTGGTGATGGAAAACGCCCGCCGCCAGGCCAAGGGCGAAGCGCCGCTCAAGGAAATGAAGAAAGAAGACGAAGATGCACTGCCGGTCGAGCCTGAAAAGACCAAGCCGGAAGATGACGCCTATCTGAGTGAAACCGGGCGGATTCTGCTGGACTACCTCAAGCTCACCTCACAGGTGGCCAAGAAGTAA
- a CDS encoding NAD(P)H-quinone oxidoreductase gives MKALQGVEGQVKWVEEPSPTCDVGQIRIRVAAAGLNRADLLQSAGLYPPPPGASEVLGLECSGVVSEVGPGSSWQVGDRVCALLAGGGMAEEVVVDARHALPVPEGLSLLEAAALPEVYSTAWLNLFQLAALKPGEKVLLHAGASGVGSAAIQLCKAFGSPCWVSVGSAERLAYCQALGAQGGVVRTEGLDSLKALGPFDVVLDPVGANYAESNLKLLAQDGRWVLIGLMGGRKAELDLALVLGKRIQLLGSTLRSRSDQFKADLLSDLGQQVWPLFTEGRLSPQLAKTFPIEDAQAAFAELASNQVSGKLVLVIDSSLT, from the coding sequence GTGAAAGCATTGCAAGGCGTTGAAGGTCAAGTGAAGTGGGTTGAAGAGCCAAGCCCCACCTGTGATGTAGGGCAAATCCGTATTCGTGTGGCGGCAGCCGGACTCAATCGGGCCGATCTGTTGCAAAGCGCCGGCTTGTATCCGCCGCCGCCGGGGGCCAGTGAGGTATTGGGCCTGGAGTGTTCAGGTGTGGTCAGCGAAGTAGGGCCAGGGTCGTCCTGGCAAGTGGGTGATCGCGTCTGTGCCTTGCTGGCCGGGGGTGGCATGGCCGAGGAAGTGGTGGTTGATGCCCGTCATGCACTGCCGGTGCCTGAAGGTTTGTCGCTGCTGGAGGCTGCGGCATTGCCCGAGGTGTACAGCACGGCATGGCTGAACCTGTTTCAACTGGCCGCGCTCAAGCCGGGCGAAAAAGTATTGCTGCACGCGGGGGCAAGTGGTGTTGGTTCAGCGGCCATTCAGCTGTGCAAAGCCTTTGGCAGCCCGTGCTGGGTGAGCGTGGGCTCGGCCGAGCGCCTGGCTTACTGCCAGGCGCTGGGTGCCCAGGGTGGCGTGGTGCGTACCGAGGGGCTGGACAGTCTCAAGGCGCTGGGGCCTTTCGACGTGGTGCTGGACCCTGTGGGGGCCAACTATGCCGAATCCAACCTCAAACTGCTGGCCCAGGACGGGCGCTGGGTGTTGATTGGCCTGATGGGCGGGCGCAAGGCCGAGCTGGATCTGGCGCTGGTCCTGGGCAAGCGTATTCAGTTGCTGGGCTCGACCCTGCGCAGCCGCAGCGATCAGTTCAAGGCGGATTTGCTCAGTGATCTGGGGCAGCAGGTATGGCCATTGTTTACCGAAGGCCGCCTGAGTCCACAACTGGCCAAGACCTTCCCGATTGAGGACGCGCAGGCAGCGTTTGCCGAACTGGCCAGCAACCAGGTGTCGGGCAAGCTGGTGCTGGTGATCGACAGCAGCTTAACCTGA
- a CDS encoding HAD family phosphatase gives MALAIFDLDETLIHGDCATLWSEQMGRLGWVDPVSFMQRNNELMAAYSRGELAMEDYMAFSLEPLIGRSPEEVAHLVEPWVEDYIEPIIFSDATRTIAAHRKAGDRILVISASGTHLVKPIAERLGIDEVLGIELEVAHGFYTGHTVGTLTYREGKITRLLEWLDEQEENLEGASFYSDSRNDLPLLLKVDHPHVVNPDPVLREQAEKAGWPIHHWK, from the coding sequence ATGGCCCTGGCAATTTTTGATCTGGACGAAACCCTGATTCATGGCGACTGCGCCACCCTCTGGAGCGAGCAGATGGGCCGCCTGGGCTGGGTCGACCCGGTGTCGTTCATGCAGCGCAACAACGAACTGATGGCCGCCTACAGCCGGGGCGAGCTGGCCATGGAAGACTATATGGCTTTCAGCCTGGAGCCGCTGATCGGCCGCAGCCCCGAAGAAGTCGCGCACCTGGTCGAGCCCTGGGTTGAAGACTATATCGAACCGATCATCTTCAGTGACGCAACCAGAACCATTGCCGCGCACCGCAAGGCGGGCGACCGGATCCTGGTCATTTCGGCCTCGGGCACCCATCTGGTCAAACCCATTGCCGAGCGCCTGGGTATCGATGAAGTGCTGGGCATTGAGCTGGAAGTGGCTCACGGCTTTTATACCGGGCACACGGTGGGCACTTTGACTTACCGCGAAGGCAAGATTACGCGCCTGCTGGAGTGGCTGGATGAGCAGGAAGAAAACCTGGAAGGCGCGAGCTTTTACTCCGATTCGCGCAACGACTTGCCGCTGCTGCTCAAGGTCGATCACCCCCATGTGGTAAACCCGGACCCGGTGCTGCGCGAACAGGCTGAAAAGGCCGGGTGGCCGATTCATCACTGGAAATGA
- a CDS encoding ABC transporter ATP-binding protein produces MSFVSVEHLQKSYSGTPVFSDINCSIAKGEFVTLLGPSGCGKSTLLRCIAGLTPVDGGKILLDGQDIVPVSPQKRGIGMVFQSYALFPNMTVEQNVAFGLRMQKVKADDSHKRVAEALQLVELNDFAKRYPHQLSGGQCQRVALARSLVTRPRLLLLDEPLSALDARIRKHLREQIRTIQRELGLTTIFVTHDQEEALVMSDRIFLMNKGHIVQSGNAQTLYAAPADAFAAGFIGNYNLLDAQTASRLLQRPVSSRIAIRPETLGLSVQGEPDGVILSHSLLGNVIRYRVEVRGVQLIVDVLNRAPGDLYPDGQAVALSIDSSTLCEVA; encoded by the coding sequence ATGAGCTTCGTCAGCGTTGAACACCTGCAAAAATCCTATTCCGGCACCCCGGTATTCAGTGATATCAACTGCAGCATCGCCAAGGGCGAATTCGTCACCCTGCTCGGCCCGTCCGGTTGCGGCAAGTCCACGCTGCTGCGCTGTATCGCCGGGTTGACGCCGGTAGATGGCGGCAAGATCCTGCTCGATGGCCAGGACATCGTGCCAGTGAGCCCGCAAAAGCGTGGCATCGGTATGGTGTTTCAGAGTTATGCGCTGTTCCCCAACATGACTGTCGAACAAAACGTGGCCTTCGGCCTGCGCATGCAGAAGGTCAAGGCCGATGACAGCCACAAACGCGTGGCCGAAGCCTTGCAACTGGTGGAGCTGAATGACTTCGCCAAGCGCTATCCGCACCAGTTGTCCGGTGGTCAGTGCCAACGTGTGGCCCTGGCCCGCTCACTGGTGACGCGTCCGCGCCTGCTGCTGCTGGATGAGCCGCTGTCGGCGCTGGATGCGCGAATTCGCAAGCACTTGCGCGAGCAGATCCGCACCATCCAGCGCGAGCTGGGCCTGACCACTATCTTCGTGACCCACGATCAGGAAGAAGCACTGGTGATGAGCGACCGCATTTTCCTGATGAACAAGGGTCATATCGTGCAGAGCGGCAATGCTCAGACCCTCTATGCAGCCCCGGCAGATGCCTTCGCCGCAGGTTTTATCGGCAACTACAACCTGCTGGACGCGCAAACTGCCAGCCGCCTGTTGCAGCGCCCGGTCAGCAGCCGCATCGCCATTCGCCCGGAAACCCTGGGGTTGAGTGTGCAGGGTGAGCCGGACGGGGTGATTCTCAGCCACAGCTTGTTGGGTAACGTGATCCGCTATCGCGTCGAGGTGCGTGGCGTGCAATTGATCGTCGACGTACTCAACCGTGCGCCCGGCGATTTGTACCCGGACGGCCAAGCCGTTGCGCTATCCATCGATTCGAGCACCCTTTGTGAGGTAGCCTGA